CACCACCAAAAGCAATAGAAGGATTCTCATTTCTATATTGATAAATAGGGTGATAATCAGAATATATTATAAACTCTGGAATAACAACAGCACCATTTGCATCGTAAATAACGCCCCTAATGTCTTGTCGAATAAAAATCGTGGTTCCCTGTTCCCAGGCAACCAAGAATCTATTATTCCCATATTCAACATCTGGATCCCAAGCTCCCTCATTTCCTGCATGGAAAGATATCTGAAAATCATTCCATTCTTTCGGTGTCCAATCTGTGAAGACACTATAAAAATCACTTTGACCTTGTGCACTGGGGTTACCATAAAACAGGTACATATTGCTTGTTCCTGTTGGAATCATTGGAACTTTAACCCATACTGTTGCTTGAGTTGAGCTTTGGCTTTCTATCCAGTAATCAAGCCATGTTGTTGAACCCTCGTGTTTAAAACGAAGATCATCATAATCAGATTGCATATCAGAATCATAATCAATAATCAATTTAACAGCATAGTTTAAAAGAGGGTTACCAACGTTATTTGTTAATTGGATAGGTTTCATCCTACTCCAAGAGGGATCAGTCCAAACTGAGTAGGTGTTTTTCATCTTTATTACGCCATTAACCAGCTCATAATCATATGAATAATATGGGTCTATGTTTTCCTCTGTGTTAAATAGGTCCTCCCATGTAAAATATGGGTCATCCAGTAGTGGCTGTATAGAGGGTATTGGTGGCTTTGTATATTTTGATGTAAGTATTTTTTTAGGTTGAATAAAACCCTGTACTGTTGTTGACATTATTAGCAGAACAAGGATTAGAACACTTACGCTTATTTTTCTAAATATCTTATTTTTTGTTTTCTCCATATTTATTTTTCCTCCCTTAAATTATTATTTAATTAGGCGACAATGGTATACCAATTATATTCCCATAGTAGATATACATGGTCAATTGTCCCACCAACATAGTATTCCAGCCATGCATGCGGCAGCCACTGACCAGGTTCCTTGTACCATTTTAGTTTAAAGTACAGGCTAGCATCTAAAATCCTTATATCAACACCAAATCTATCCTTGTATGTGGCATTGATTTGAATAGCTAGGATATTCGCTTGGTTTGTGTTATCATTTATTGTGAAAAAACCACAATCTGTAGGGCTTGAACCCTGTTTCCAGTTCCAGCTGATATCAAAATGAATATGTTGCGATATTATCACATAACCATGGAACTTGAAGTTCTCAACTAACTCATCGAGGTTAAAGTCCAGTTGGGTTGGCTCTGCCTGGTAAAAATCTATTTCAAAACCAGCTGATTCACCAACCGCCCATGTACCAGTGAAATGACAATTCTTCCCAGTGAGAGCTATGTTTACATTGAAGTTTTCAAACAGATTCAGACTACCACTTAAATCTAAATCCTCAACCTTTAGCTGAGGCCCTGATGTATCAAGATCCCAATCTGCCTTGAAGTTATCAGCTGCTATAGAGCCTGCGGTGATCGATAAAGAGGTACCAGATGCTAAGTTACTTATCTGAAAAGCATTATCTAGTAAATCATTTTGAGTATCGAACTTGAAATAACCGTCCTCTGCAATCTTACCCTCCATATCAATATAACCATTGCCTATACTCAGTTGATTACTTATTA
This Candidatus Thermoplasmatota archaeon DNA region includes the following protein-coding sequences:
- a CDS encoding DUF2341 domain-containing protein, with amino-acid sequence MEKTKNKIFRKISVSVLILVLLIMSTTVQGFIQPKKILTSKYTKPPIPSIQPLLDDPYFTWEDLFNTEENIDPYYSYDYELVNGVIKMKNTYSVWTDPSWSRMKPIQLTNNVGNPLLNYAVKLIIDYDSDMQSDYDDLRFKHEGSTTWLDYWIESQSSTQATVWVKVPMIPTGTSNMYLFYGNPSAQGQSDFYSVFTDWTPKEWNDFQISFHAGNEGAWDPDVEYGNNRFLVAWEQGTTIFIRQDIRGVIYDANGAVVIPEFIIYSDYHPIYQYRNENPSIAFGG